Proteins encoded in a region of the Pseudomonas shahriarae genome:
- a CDS encoding DUF1456 family protein → MIHNDVLRSVRYMLDISDNKMVEIIKIGGMEVSKDDLLTYLKKDEEEGFVFCPDEVMAHFLDGLVIFKRGKDESRPPQPIETPVTNNIILKKLRVAFELKEDDMHAILKAAEFPVSKPELSALFRKFGHTNYRPCGDQLLRNFLKGLTLRVRA, encoded by the coding sequence ATGATTCACAACGACGTACTGCGCAGCGTGCGCTACATGCTCGACATCAGCGACAACAAGATGGTCGAGATCATCAAGATCGGCGGCATGGAAGTGTCCAAGGACGACCTGCTGACCTACCTCAAGAAAGACGAGGAAGAAGGCTTTGTGTTCTGCCCCGACGAAGTCATGGCGCACTTCCTCGATGGCCTGGTGATCTTCAAGCGCGGCAAGGACGAAAGCCGTCCCCCGCAGCCGATCGAAACCCCGGTGACCAACAACATCATCCTCAAGAAGCTGCGCGTGGCCTTCGAGCTCAAGGAAGACGACATGCACGCCATCCTCAAGGCGGCCGAGTTCCCGGTGTCCAAGCCGGAATTGAGCGCACTGTTCCGCAAGTTCGGCCACACCAACTATCGCCCGTGCGGCGACCAGTTGCTGCGTAACTTCCTCAAGGGCCTGACCCTGCGGGTTCGCGCGTAA